The Gasterosteus aculeatus chromosome 17, fGasAcu3.hap1.1, whole genome shotgun sequence genome includes a window with the following:
- the twf2b gene encoding twinfilin-2b has product MSHQTGINATSELKEFLARARGGTIRIMKIVIRNEELVSDSYREPAQSWDKDYDQFLLPLLTPQEPCYILYRLDSQNAQGYEWIFIAWSPDQSPVRQKMVYAATRATLKKEFGGGHIRDEMFGTVEDDLCFQGYLRHMASCCCPAPLTAAEQELQRIKVTEDKAMWDERRRIGTPTARARVTMEFGLDKRPHTLQGLAFPLQEETKQALQQLKKRRINYIQLRLDVEKETIELVHTKPTETHELPYRIPPDCPRYHFFIFKHSHQGQRQEALVFIYSMPGYTCSIKERMLYSSCKNRLLDEVERDYQLEVTKKMEIDNGDGLTEDFLYEEVHPIEHTLKQAFAKPRGPGGKRGNKRLIKGAGENGEES; this is encoded by the exons ATGTCCCACCAAACTGGAATCAACG CAACATCGGAGCTGAAAGAGTTTCTGGCCCGGGCGAGGGGAGGTACCATCAGAATAATGAAGATTGTCATCAGAAATG AAGAGTTGGTGTCAGATTCATACAGAGAGCCGGCACAGAGCTGGGACAAGGATTACGATCAGTTCCTACTTCCTCTGCTCACGCCTCAGGAGCCGTGCTACATCCTCTACCGTCTGGACTCCCAGAATGCACAGGGATACGAGTGGATCTTCATCGCCTGGTCACCTGACCAATCACCA GTGAGGCAGAAGATGGTGTACGCGGCGACCCGAGCCACGCTGAAGAAAGAGTTTGGAGGGGGTCACATAAGAGATGAAATGTTTGGCACAGTGGAG GATGACCTTTGTTTCCAGGGATACTTACGACACatggcctcctgctgctgccccgCTCCGCTCACAGCAGCCGAGCAGGAATTACAACGAATAAAAGTCACAGAG GATAAAGCTATGTGG GATGAACGGAGACGGATTGGGACTCCAACAGCTCGAGCGAGG GTTACGATGGAGTTTGGCTTGGACAAAAGGCCACATACTCTTCAAGGTCTTGCATTCCCCTTACAAGAAGAGACCAAACaagctctgcagcagctcaaGAAGAGACGCATCAACTACATACAGCTG AGGTTGGACGTAGAGAAAGAGACCATTGAGCTCGTTCACACCAAGCCTACGGAGACCCATGAGCTCCCCTACCGGATCCCCCCGGATTGCCCCAGAtaccacttcttcatcttcaaacATTCCCACCAAGGGCAGCGGCAGGAGGCGCTGG TGTTCATATATTCAATGCCTGGATACACTTGCAGCATCAAGGAACGGATGCTATACTCCAGCTGTAAGAACCGTCTGCTGGACGAGGTTGAGAGAGACTACCAGTTGGAGGTCACCAAGAAG atggaGATAGACAATGGCGACGGCCTGACGGAGGACTTCCTGTATGAAGAGGTGCACCCCATAGAACACACCTTAAAGCAGGCCTTTGCAAAACCCAGAGGACCGGGAGGAAAGAGAGGCAACAAACGCCTTATCAAGGGTGCAGGGGAGAACGGGGAAGAAAGTTAG